Proteins encoded by one window of Venturia canescens isolate UGA chromosome 2, ASM1945775v1, whole genome shotgun sequence:
- the LOC122407309 gene encoding trichohyalin-like has protein sequence MSVVPLQISGDSKATRKPRDPRGTANIPYGYRLSQQKQTCANINLTTSEEPRSSAADTRIKYQADHAKQESTKSKGETTKNEQAENLRSGDPTVKSDLKEAVQPGESVVQNQQEELKGSRTSTKIEHGKSVIGKDLRHRDKRRSMRNGKQSQGEEVHVGILPVNLNAEKDENKEREERELISFLRTNDFVEKTDKRIRKEKIRSLIDEGLTEYEQSINARREKLRALLLAEEKSWIREVVEQAQRGSDLRIEEAQKRTIELRKLAEEQRLETVKEKRMRQYLERCPEVRDRLTKKTTLETKYANLMQMADNEAKRQAEREENMLWYDLMLREIEAKKARELEEARRRMDERMSLVVVLEKQMARKSASADEKGIEEEGGSENQENPILEETIDPVKVREKRAQLKKELDEQLTITRRYLADRAREEEAVDNALRILNEKELARERATSKETVSRLRNEIAAYMASLEEFRREETQRNAEIEGIVAATAREVERKRDSARRELREKRERIFRGVLEGREQQLREKRVREEEENKRSVLDDELRRKQTEAEASLEAEAEMRRRENALRYGQELKAQQKSAEEMRRRKDEEIERMLRDNLEREKEYEKLAEQMLNAPEIITPHAFKILLRECAARREAKQKDLCYDSRSLTQLQPTPPTGHP, from the exons ATGAGCGTTGTGCCGTTGCAAATTTCGGGAGATAGCAAAGCCACAAGGAAACCTAGGGACCCCCGTGGCACCGCCAATATTCCTTATGGATACCGACTCAGTCAGCAAAAACAAACGTGCGCAAATATCAATCTTACTACCTCTGAAGAACCCCGTTCTTCTGCGGCTGATACACGAATCAAATATCAAGCGGATCATGCCAAACAGGAATCGACGAAGAGCAAAGgagaaacgacgaaaaatgaaCAGGCAGAAAACCTGCGCTCCGGAGATCCTACCGTTAAAAGTGATTTGAAGGAGGCTGTACAACCTGGAGAATCGGTAGTTCAAAATCAACAGGAAGAACTGAAAGGTTCGAGGACTTCCACGAAAATCGAGCATGGCAAATCTGTTATTGGCAAGGATTTGAGACATCGAGATAAACGAAGATCGATGCGAAATGGAAAACAATCGCAGGGAGAGGAAGTACACGTCGGCATTCTTCCGGTAAACTTAAATGCCgagaaagatgaaaataaagaaagggAGGAGCGCGAGCTTATCAGTTTTTTGCGAACGAACGACTTCGTGGAGAAAACTGACAAGAGAATACGGAAAGAGAAAATCCGTAGTCTCATCGATGAAG GTCTCACAGAATATGAGCAGAGTATCAACGCTCGAAGGGAAAAGCTCCGAGCACTGCTGCTCGCCGAAGAAAAATCGTGGATTCGAGAAGTCGTGGAGCAAGCCCAAAGAGGCTCGGATCTGAGAATCGAGGAAGCACAAAAACGGACGATAGAATTACGAAAGCTTGCGGAAGAGCAACGTCTGGAGACGGTGAAAGAGAAACGCATGCGACAATATTTAGAGCGGTGTCCAGAAGTTCGCGATAGATTAACGAAGAAAACAACCCTGGAGACGAAGTACGCAAATCTCATGCAAATGGCAGACAACGAGGCTAAACGGCAGGCTGAAAGGGAAGAAAATATGTTGTGGTACGATTTAATGTTGAGAGAAATCGAGGCGAAGAAAGCTCGAGAGTTGGAGGAAGCGAGACGACGAATGGACGAGAGAATGTCGCTGGTGGTGGTATTGGAGAAACAGATGGCCCGTAAATCGGCTTCGGCTGATGAGAAGGGAATTGAGGAGGAAGGCGGAAGcgagaatcaagaaaatcCCATACTGGAAGAAACGATTGATCCGGTAAAGGTAAGAGAAAAACGAGCGCAACTGAAGAAAGAACTGGATGAGCAATTGACGATCACAAGGAGATATCTGGCGGATCGGGCACGCGAAGAAGAAGCTGTGGACAATGCTCTTCGTATTCTGAATGAGAAAGAACTGGCGCGTGAACGAGCGACGAGTAAAGAAACGGTGTCGCGTTTGCGAAACGAAATAGCGGCTTACATGGCAAGTCTAGAAGAATTTAGAAGGGAAGAAACCCAGAGAAATGCCGAAATTGAAGGAATCGTAGCGGCAACTGCGAGAGAAGTTGAGAGAAAACGTGATTCGGCGAGAAGAGAGTTACGGGAAAAACGGGAGCGCATATTCCGTGGAGTTCTCGAAGGTCGAGAGCAACAGTTGCGCGAGAAACGAGTAagggaagaggaagaaaataaaCGCTCCGTTTTGGACGATGAATTGCGAAGGAAGCAAACGGAAGCAGAGGCTTCGCTCGAGGCCGAGGCGGAAATGAGGAGACGAGAGAATGCTCTGCGTTACGGTCAAGAACTAAAAGCCCAGCAGAAGTCCGCTGAGGAGATGAGACGTCGCAAGGACGAGGAAATCGAAAGAATGCTCCGCGACAACctcgagcgagagaaagagtatGAAAAGCTCGCTGAACAAATGCTGAATGCACCAGAAATCATTACGCCTCATGCATTCAAAATACTCCTGAGAGAATGTGCAGCTCGTCGGGAGGCCAAACAAAAAGATCTTTGTTACGACTCTCGGTCGCTGACGCAACTGCAACCAACCCCGCCTACCGGCCACCCCTAA